The Paracholeplasma brassicae genome contains a region encoding:
- a CDS encoding anti-sigma-I factor RsgI family protein: MKKYFMIATLALIVSVGLTLLSACQTSEDTNYESYVAVDINPSYELMVNSEGKVTGFYKTNEDALVAMNEKTVVGMSIDLAVVTLIDEAEQQGYFKGDEKHVLITTLAEDESIKNRVEAKIEKKIQSYENEHQAAIELSKDHQEPNAFEINRSVQLQVSIGKLRLIEALMAFEIELTYEEAKAMSVNEIMSRLSTHQTQLSDGLPKNYQNMYQAVIARRYMTFRLAKVNLIAALAQSKLLLEPTFYDDYLKETSLTKTALVDLYKDYQNDLRLIDTTSSITAETEINQMILLDTVIIEKTDALNAIDLEIKALFDSYHQEKKAQVITELKAKLVLRTEILDQLNERVYELIETNYEAYLDYYIYVNFEVKLLTSKEMALEYKAIYETHNEIFKSYGLSIEGFEALFEWSLEEQMNTIRNQLLTQIQQTKETIFELKNSVSVRINIEVEMRKQHGSN, translated from the coding sequence ATGAAAAAGTATTTTATGATAGCAACACTTGCTTTAATTGTGTCTGTTGGTTTGACGCTTTTATCGGCTTGTCAAACAAGCGAAGACACCAACTACGAGAGTTATGTTGCAGTAGACATTAACCCATCTTATGAACTTATGGTTAATAGCGAAGGTAAAGTAACGGGTTTTTATAAAACCAATGAAGACGCACTTGTCGCTATGAACGAAAAGACAGTGGTTGGGATGTCTATTGATTTAGCAGTCGTTACGTTGATTGATGAGGCTGAACAACAAGGGTATTTTAAAGGCGATGAAAAACACGTTTTAATCACTACTTTAGCTGAAGATGAATCAATCAAAAATAGGGTTGAAGCTAAAATTGAGAAAAAAATACAATCGTATGAAAATGAACACCAAGCGGCTATTGAACTTTCAAAAGATCACCAAGAACCAAATGCGTTTGAGATAAATAGAAGTGTTCAACTTCAAGTATCCATTGGGAAACTAAGACTTATTGAGGCGTTAATGGCATTTGAAATTGAATTAACTTATGAAGAAGCAAAAGCAATGAGCGTCAATGAGATTATGTCTCGCTTAAGTACTCATCAAACGCAGTTAAGTGATGGATTACCAAAGAACTATCAAAACATGTATCAAGCTGTCATCGCAAGACGCTACATGACCTTTAGATTAGCAAAAGTGAATTTGATTGCTGCACTTGCTCAGTCAAAGCTATTATTAGAACCCACGTTTTATGACGATTACTTAAAAGAAACCAGTCTGACAAAGACCGCTTTGGTTGATTTATATAAAGACTATCAAAACGATTTGCGTCTAATCGATACGACTTCTAGCATTACCGCTGAAACAGAAATTAATCAAATGATTTTACTTGATACGGTAATCATAGAGAAGACGGATGCGCTAAACGCAATTGATTTAGAGATAAAAGCATTGTTTGATTCTTATCATCAAGAGAAAAAAGCACAGGTTATCACTGAATTAAAAGCGAAGTTAGTCCTTAGAACTGAAATTCTTGATCAACTCAACGAACGTGTTTATGAACTCATAGAGACGAATTATGAAGCCTACCTTGATTACTACATCTATGTGAATTTTGAGGTAAAACTATTAACGTCAAAAGAAATGGCATTAGAGTATAAAGCAATTTATGAGACACATAATGAAATCTTTAAATCCTATGGGTTATCGATTGAAGGCTTTGAAGCACTTTTTGAATGGAGCTTAGAAGAGCAAATGAACACCATTAGAAATCAACTCTTAACACAAATACAACAAACAAAAGAAACGATATTTGAATTAAAAAATAGTGTTTCAGTTCGAATTAATATCGAAGTTGAGATGCGTAAACAACATGGGAGTAACTAA
- a CDS encoding anti-sigma-I factor RsgI family protein, producing the protein MNNRKLKKMLKAEKAYFVRDTKNRVLSCIQEPITKRRFSFSYKLALMGVLIVLGVIGILQSRPDEPVNYYNSYLLIDINPSIEFEVDNDGLLVAYTPLNEDAVVLLSGIQLTLNSPYDIEVNKIIEEAKVYGYLVDKQVTINVINDNQTIETNLRQELIERFLNNPKVTVNEKPSNIEQISTGKLVLIERLLERQPNLSFDQLSKESVSNLTKMLSALDQDKMRLVKEMIDQFKDEQEIEKEQLIESIETIEKDVKTYLKALEKSIDEDFDEALENYEKLRSLFPSLEIVESKEMLEIIIETLEDDLEDYLEERIDELDNGFDMDIKSSIDSWKNLNYEGELTIKSNYNESFVDQVKAGFRPAQTTSKNDRAFYILLNRLENHLRVYEKTGSFIHRSLVQSIHSEIQSYIDSELVSEDILESDYYESVMDFYEDLMED; encoded by the coding sequence ATGAACAACAGAAAATTAAAGAAGATGTTAAAAGCTGAAAAAGCGTATTTCGTTAGAGATACCAAAAACCGCGTTCTTTCTTGCATACAAGAACCCATCACTAAAAGGCGATTCTCATTTTCTTATAAGCTCGCACTCATGGGGGTATTAATTGTTCTTGGGGTGATTGGCATTCTCCAATCAAGACCAGATGAACCTGTTAATTATTATAATAGTTATTTATTAATCGACATTAACCCATCCATTGAATTTGAAGTTGATAACGACGGGTTATTGGTTGCCTATACCCCATTAAATGAAGATGCCGTTGTCTTATTATCAGGCATTCAATTGACACTAAATTCACCATACGACATTGAAGTAAATAAAATAATTGAAGAAGCGAAAGTCTATGGTTATTTGGTTGACAAACAAGTGACCATCAATGTCATTAATGACAATCAAACAATTGAGACAAACCTACGACAAGAACTCATTGAACGATTTTTAAATAATCCCAAAGTGACTGTTAATGAGAAACCAAGTAATATCGAACAAATCTCTACAGGAAAACTTGTGCTCATTGAACGTTTACTTGAAAGACAACCTAACTTGAGCTTTGATCAACTTTCAAAAGAATCGGTTAGTAATCTAACGAAGATGTTAAGTGCACTTGATCAAGATAAGATGAGGCTAGTTAAAGAAATGATTGATCAGTTTAAAGATGAACAAGAAATCGAAAAAGAACAATTGATTGAATCTATTGAAACAATAGAGAAGGACGTAAAAACGTACTTAAAAGCACTTGAAAAATCCATTGATGAAGATTTTGATGAAGCCTTAGAAAACTATGAAAAACTAAGAAGTCTTTTTCCATCACTAGAGATAGTAGAATCAAAAGAGATGTTAGAAATAATCATTGAAACGCTAGAGGATGATTTAGAGGACTACCTAGAAGAGCGAATAGATGAACTCGATAACGGATTTGATATGGATATTAAATCAAGCATTGATTCGTGGAAAAACCTCAATTATGAGGGAGAACTTACGATTAAATCAAACTATAATGAATCGTTTGTTGATCAAGTCAAGGCGGGATTTAGACCTGCTCAAACGACTTCAAAAAATGATCGAGCATTCTATATTTTATTAAACCGATTAGAAAATCATTTAAGGGTTTATGAAAAAACAGGGTCGTTCATTCATCGAAGCTTAGTTCAATCAATCCACAGTGAGATACAAAGTTATATTGACTCTGAACTTGTCTCAGAAGACATATTAGAGAGCGACTATTACGAATCAGTCATGGATTTCTATGAAGATTTGATGGAAGATTGA
- a CDS encoding RNA polymerase sigma factor, which translates to MFDNQKLSKAMNSLKKGNKDAIEVIYDQTNRLVYYQVYQICHDHNLTEDLMQDVYMKVVNRIDSYQDQQSPKAWILMIARNEALNLIKKRQREVIIEDNKISFIQAEEVEQTPLINLAHEVLDEQSFLIVMYCVVENKTRREVAEIFNLSTSGVTFKLNEALTKLRGYLEGGANQ; encoded by the coding sequence ATGTTTGATAATCAAAAATTATCAAAAGCGATGAACAGCCTTAAAAAGGGAAACAAAGACGCCATTGAGGTTATCTATGACCAAACCAATCGTTTGGTATATTATCAAGTGTATCAGATCTGTCACGATCACAATTTAACCGAAGACTTGATGCAAGACGTCTATATGAAGGTAGTGAATCGAATTGATTCGTATCAAGACCAACAGTCCCCAAAGGCCTGGATTTTAATGATCGCTCGAAATGAAGCACTGAATTTAATCAAAAAAAGACAAAGAGAAGTGATCATTGAAGACAACAAGATCAGTTTTATTCAGGCAGAGGAAGTTGAACAAACACCGCTGATTAATCTTGCACATGAGGTATTAGATGAGCAATCATTCCTCATTGTGATGTACTGTGTCGTTGAAAATAAAACCAGAAGAGAAGTGGCTGAAATTTTCAATTTATCGACCTCAGGCGTCACATTTAAACTAAACGAAGCCTTAACAAAATTAAGGGGTTACTTGGAAGGAGGTGCCAATCAATGA
- a CDS encoding S1 RNA-binding domain-containing protein: MHKKGQIVDCEVTGVVPYGVFVKVGECSGLIHISEISDKYVRDIQTFACVGDIIKAQIIECDEETNQLKLSYKKCQRAKRIIVAKPEIGFDSLKAAMPGWISKKYTK; encoded by the coding sequence ATGCATAAAAAAGGACAAATCGTCGATTGTGAAGTAACCGGAGTTGTCCCTTATGGTGTGTTTGTCAAAGTTGGCGAGTGCAGCGGGTTGATTCACATATCAGAGATTTCGGATAAATACGTTAGAGACATTCAAACGTTTGCTTGTGTGGGTGACATCATCAAAGCTCAAATTATTGAGTGTGACGAAGAAACCAATCAGCTAAAGTTGTCTTATAAGAAATGCCAAAGAGCCAAGCGCATCATCGTAGCGAAGCCTGAAATCGGCTTTGACTCACTTAAAGCGGCAATGCCTGGTTGGATTTCTAAGAAATACACTAAGTAG
- a CDS encoding DegV family protein, with amino-acid sequence MNNKKIGIVVDSTFKLDKDFQEKEAIEVVYLDIIVDNQVFKDGEVSNETIYEAMSHNKKVTTTQPTPARFKDAFDKLLNEGYEHVICLTISASLSGTNNSANLAKSMLDDPNRVTVIDTRTAICGSEYIAESLVKLRSQETELNVILEKLEQKMAQGSVIFTVDDLGILVKSGRLSKLSGMIGNLLKIKPILRFDQGKLEVEHKVRSSDNVIKYLVQEVGKLQEKAKTIVKIAYTTTSDLGLQLEKEIKAKFEDVKVSFSGKISAVVAVHVGSAGLGIYLTNE; translated from the coding sequence ATGAATAATAAGAAAATCGGAATCGTTGTGGATTCCACATTTAAATTAGACAAGGACTTTCAAGAAAAAGAAGCCATCGAGGTGGTTTATCTTGATATTATTGTCGACAACCAGGTCTTTAAAGATGGCGAGGTCTCAAATGAAACAATCTATGAGGCAATGAGCCATAACAAAAAAGTGACGACAACACAACCAACCCCGGCAAGGTTTAAAGATGCATTTGATAAATTGCTAAATGAGGGGTACGAACATGTGATTTGTTTAACGATTTCTGCTTCGCTTAGTGGGACAAACAACAGCGCCAACCTAGCGAAATCAATGCTTGATGATCCAAATCGTGTGACCGTGATTGATACAAGAACCGCAATTTGTGGTTCAGAGTACATTGCAGAGTCGTTAGTAAAACTAAGAAGTCAAGAAACAGAGCTTAACGTTATCTTAGAAAAATTAGAACAAAAGATGGCACAAGGCTCTGTGATATTTACCGTCGATGATCTTGGAATTTTAGTCAAAAGTGGACGTTTATCGAAACTTTCAGGCATGATCGGTAATTTATTAAAAATCAAACCGATTTTACGATTTGATCAGGGTAAACTTGAGGTTGAACACAAAGTTAGAAGTAGCGACAACGTGATCAAGTACTTAGTTCAAGAAGTCGGTAAGTTACAAGAAAAAGCAAAAACAATCGTTAAGATCGCCTACACCACCACAAGTGATTTAGGACTCCAACTAGAAAAAGAAATTAAAGCTAAGTTTGAGGACGTTAAAGTCAGCTTTAGTGGAAAAATCAGTGCGGTTGTCGCGGTTCATGTGGGAAGTGCTGGTTTAGGTATTTACTTGACCAACGAGTAA
- a CDS encoding divergent PAP2 family protein, which translates to MNHANQIIFDSLFAMTLAQLLKFVISSFKNRSIYTKALVSTGGMPSSHSALVSAMSFSIYLYEGVNLYFAIALVLSLVVIHDSMGIRLEASKHAILLNKIAEKIELPTDEINEGRPLKEPLGHLPIEVLAGVILGIVISLFNFYV; encoded by the coding sequence ATGAATCATGCAAACCAAATCATCTTTGATTCTCTTTTTGCGATGACGTTAGCTCAACTGCTTAAATTTGTCATCAGCAGTTTTAAGAATCGAAGCATTTACACAAAAGCATTAGTGTCAACCGGAGGGATGCCTTCTTCTCACAGTGCGCTTGTCTCAGCGATGAGTTTTAGCATATACCTATACGAAGGGGTTAATCTCTATTTTGCGATTGCACTTGTTTTATCGCTTGTGGTCATTCATGATTCAATGGGCATCCGTTTAGAAGCATCTAAACACGCCATCCTACTTAATAAAATAGCAGAAAAAATAGAATTACCAACCGATGAAATTAATGAGGGTAGACCGTTAAAAGAACCACTTGGCCATCTACCGATTGAAGTACTAGCTGGGGTTATCCTCGGTATAGTCATATCCTTATTCAATTTTTACGTATAA
- a CDS encoding NifU family protein, producing MDETTKLVHELIDRVRPYLHRDGGDIEIVSVEDGIVYVKMLGACDGCGLIDVTLRQGIETMLLENVPGVIAVINV from the coding sequence ATGGATGAAACAACGAAATTAGTTCATGAATTAATCGATAGAGTTAGACCATACCTACACCGTGACGGTGGGGACATTGAAATCGTATCAGTTGAAGATGGGATTGTCTATGTAAAAATGTTAGGCGCTTGTGATGGTTGTGGCTTAATTGACGTGACTTTAAGACAGGGTATTGAAACCATGTTACTTGAAAATGTGCCAGGCGTTATCGCAGTAATTAACGTATAA